In candidate division TA06 bacterium, a genomic segment contains:
- a CDS encoding nucleotidyltransferase family protein has protein sequence MKTMAEIKETLSKLKDEIHRRYGVSRLEIFGSYARGEQRVDSDLDVLVEFDREVSLFDVAGLQIYLSEQLGAKADVVLRRSVRKELKDIIFAEAVPV, from the coding sequence ATGAAAACGATGGCTGAAATCAAGGAAACGCTGTCCAAGCTTAAAGACGAAATCCACCGCCGCTATGGCGTCAGCCGGCTGGAGATATTCGGCTCATATGCGCGCGGCGAACAGCGGGTGGATAGCGATTTGGACGTGCTGGTGGAGTTTGACCGCGAGGTGTCGCTCTTTGACGTCGCCGGACTCCAGATTTATCTTTCCGAGCAGCTTGGGGCGAAGGCGGACGTCGTGCTCCGGCGCAGCGTAAGAAAAGAACTCAAGGACATCATCTTCGCCGAGGCGGTGCCGGTATGA
- a CDS encoding DUF86 domain-containing protein, translating to MKRRSKLFVSDILENMRLAENIVADIDFETFVLLQEKHYTVIRCIEIIGEAVKNLPPELRRKYPDIPWKEMAGMRDTVIHFYMGVDYGIVWNTIKNEYPVVRPRIERIFGELEE from the coding sequence ATGAAGCGCCGGTCGAAATTATTCGTCAGCGATATACTGGAAAACATGCGTCTCGCGGAAAACATCGTAGCCGATATCGATTTTGAAACCTTCGTTTTGCTCCAAGAAAAGCACTATACGGTGATCCGTTGCATCGAGATCATCGGGGAAGCGGTAAAAAACCTACCGCCAGAGCTTAGGCGGAAATATCCCGATATCCCCTGGAAAGAAATGGCGGGAATGCGGGACACGGTCATCCATTTTTACATGGGAGTGGATTACGGAATTGTTTGGAATACCATCAAGAACGAGTACCCTGTTGTGCGTCCCCGGATTGAAAGGATTTTCGGCGAGTTGGAAGAATAG